The following proteins come from a genomic window of Pyxidicoccus sp. MSG2:
- a CDS encoding NRDE family protein: MCTIVILNQVHPEWPLVLAANRDEFYARPATGPQVLRESPRTVGGRDVERGGTWMGLTNEGVFVGLTNQRGGRGQGPAPRSRGEVVLRALEAGSVEAIERYLDTLPGDEFLPFNLLYGDARRLRVAYARPGDKRLRREDVPPGIHVLPNDVLDSPALPKVERARLLAAEVAHRPWPQLEAGLKALLADATLPALEDIPVPATGEDLPRDFLRQLQALCIHTPAYGTRSSAIVTLAPGRVGHYLATEAAPCQGPWKDVTGLLTPASEAATG; encoded by the coding sequence ATGTGCACCATCGTCATCCTCAACCAGGTCCACCCGGAGTGGCCGCTGGTGCTCGCGGCCAACCGGGACGAGTTCTACGCCCGCCCCGCCACCGGCCCCCAGGTGCTTCGGGAGTCCCCTCGTACCGTCGGCGGGCGCGACGTGGAGCGCGGTGGGACGTGGATGGGTTTAACCAACGAAGGAGTCTTCGTCGGCCTGACGAACCAGAGGGGCGGGCGAGGCCAGGGTCCGGCCCCCCGCTCGCGGGGCGAGGTGGTGCTGCGCGCCCTGGAAGCGGGGAGCGTGGAGGCCATCGAGCGCTATCTGGACACCCTGCCCGGCGACGAGTTCCTCCCCTTCAACCTCCTCTACGGGGACGCGCGGAGGCTCCGGGTGGCCTATGCCCGTCCGGGCGACAAGCGGCTGCGGCGGGAGGACGTGCCTCCTGGCATCCACGTGCTGCCCAATGACGTGCTGGACTCCCCTGCCCTGCCCAAGGTGGAGCGGGCCCGGCTGCTCGCGGCGGAGGTGGCGCACCGGCCCTGGCCCCAGCTGGAGGCCGGGCTGAAGGCGCTGCTGGCGGACGCGACGCTGCCCGCGCTCGAGGACATCCCGGTGCCGGCCACCGGGGAGGACCTGCCGCGGGACTTCCTCCGGCAGCTCCAGGCGCTGTGCATCCACACGCCCGCATATGGCACGCGCTCGTCGGCCATCGTGACGCTCGCGCCGGGGCGCGTGGGGCACTACCTGGCCACGGAAGCGGCGCCCTGCCAGGGCCCGTGGAAGGACGTCACCGGGCTGCTCACACCGGCTTCCGAGGCCGCCACGGGCTGA
- a CDS encoding M4 family metallopeptidase, which translates to MVRTRILAALLVLPLTACEMSGDATSQGTQKTDELSDVTSSLASMPGAEVVGRHDDGVPFLIRGRLGTVDSAVRGFAGADSVRAVSSMLPSIAGSFRLRAEDLVVSRVSVDEQGFTHIRYNQMKNGLPVVGQELAIHLDPEGNIVMANGSARDGEFGVPATARIAAQSAKTAALRNTVGTRLEIDGQPRLVYLRAGQAQKLTLAYEVVVTGEGAQLPIRDHVFVDATTGVVADRVTDIHSALNRAVYSANNGSSLPGTLRRSEGGATTGDAHIDQNYDQLGFTYNCYKTIFNRDSYNNAGAQLKSSVHYSTNYVNAYWNGSQMVYGDGDGVNSGMLGKDADVTVHELTHAVTSSESNLTYSNESGALNEGMSDIFAAVCESWSTSWSTSADVWMIGEDIWTPGTAGDALRYMANPTQDGSSKDYYPERYTGTSDNGGVHWNSGIANLAFKLLATGGTHPRGKTTVSVTGVGVEVAARIFYKANTDLFTASTTFAQAKTYTVTAASQLGYSAAIQDSVTKAWEAVGVGVTTPPPACTLLTNGVATTGISGASGSQKFYCIDVPASKASSFVLSGGTGDADMYVKYNAAPTTSSYDCRPYLSGNNESCSIAAKTTAGRFYIMLNGYSTYSGVSLKATY; encoded by the coding sequence TTGGTTCGAACCCGTATCCTTGCCGCCCTCCTGGTCCTCCCCCTGACCGCTTGCGAGATGAGCGGCGACGCGACGTCTCAGGGCACGCAGAAGACCGACGAGCTGTCGGATGTGACGAGCTCGCTGGCCTCCATGCCCGGCGCCGAAGTCGTGGGCCGCCATGATGACGGCGTTCCCTTCCTCATCCGCGGTCGCCTGGGCACCGTGGACAGCGCCGTCCGCGGCTTCGCGGGTGCGGACTCGGTGCGTGCCGTCAGCTCCATGCTGCCGAGCATCGCCGGCTCCTTCCGCCTGCGCGCCGAGGACCTGGTGGTGAGCCGGGTCAGCGTGGACGAGCAGGGCTTCACGCACATCCGCTACAACCAGATGAAGAACGGCCTCCCCGTGGTCGGCCAGGAGCTGGCCATCCACCTGGACCCGGAAGGCAACATCGTCATGGCCAACGGCTCGGCCCGTGACGGCGAGTTCGGCGTGCCCGCGACGGCGCGCATCGCCGCCCAGTCGGCGAAGACGGCCGCCCTGCGCAACACCGTGGGCACCCGGCTCGAGATCGACGGCCAGCCCCGGCTCGTCTACCTGCGCGCCGGTCAGGCGCAGAAGCTGACCCTGGCCTACGAGGTGGTGGTGACGGGTGAGGGCGCCCAGCTGCCCATCCGCGACCACGTCTTCGTGGACGCCACCACCGGCGTCGTCGCCGACCGCGTGACGGACATCCACTCGGCCCTCAACCGCGCCGTGTACAGCGCGAACAACGGCAGCAGCCTGCCGGGCACCCTGCGCCGCAGCGAGGGCGGGGCGACCACGGGCGACGCCCACATCGACCAGAACTACGACCAGCTCGGGTTCACGTACAACTGCTACAAGACCATCTTCAACCGCGACTCGTACAACAACGCGGGCGCGCAGCTGAAGAGCTCGGTGCACTACAGCACCAACTACGTCAACGCCTACTGGAACGGCAGCCAGATGGTGTACGGCGACGGCGACGGCGTGAACTCCGGCATGCTCGGCAAGGACGCCGACGTGACGGTGCACGAGCTGACCCACGCCGTGACGTCGTCCGAGTCCAACCTCACGTACTCCAACGAGTCCGGCGCCCTCAACGAGGGTATGTCCGACATCTTCGCGGCCGTCTGCGAGTCCTGGTCCACCAGCTGGTCCACCAGCGCGGACGTGTGGATGATTGGCGAGGACATCTGGACGCCGGGCACCGCGGGTGACGCGCTCCGCTACATGGCGAACCCGACGCAGGACGGCTCGTCGAAGGACTACTACCCCGAGCGCTACACGGGCACCTCCGACAACGGCGGCGTGCACTGGAACTCGGGTATCGCCAACCTGGCGTTCAAGCTGCTCGCCACGGGTGGCACGCACCCGCGCGGCAAGACCACGGTCAGCGTGACAGGCGTGGGCGTGGAAGTGGCCGCCCGCATCTTCTACAAGGCCAACACGGACCTCTTCACGGCGTCCACCACCTTCGCCCAGGCGAAGACGTACACCGTGACGGCGGCTTCGCAGCTGGGCTACAGCGCGGCCATCCAGGACTCGGTGACCAAGGCCTGGGAAGCGGTGGGCGTGGGCGTGACGACGCCTCCTCCGGCCTGCACCCTGCTGACCAACGGCGTGGCCACGACGGGCATCTCCGGTGCGTCGGGCTCGCAGAAGTTCTACTGCATCGACGTGCCGGCCTCGAAGGCCTCCTCGTTCGTCCTCAGCGGCGGCACGGGTGATGCGGACATGTACGTGAAGTACAACGCGGCCCCGACGACGTCCTCGTACGACTGCCGCCCGTACCTCTCCGGCAACAACGAGTCGTGCAGCATCGCCGCGAAGACGACGGCCGGTCGCTTCTACATCATGCTGAACGGCTACTCGACCTACAGCGGCGTCTCGCTCAAGGCGACCTACTAG